A window from Macaca fascicularis isolate 582-1 chromosome 20, T2T-MFA8v1.1 encodes these proteins:
- the LOC135968954 gene encoding LOW QUALITY PROTEIN: putative uncharacterized protein FLJ32790 (The sequence of the model RefSeq protein was modified relative to this genomic sequence to represent the inferred CDS: inserted 2 bases in 1 codon; substituted 1 base at 1 genomic stop codon), whose protein sequence is MQKTIALTTTTTHYLTTERGTALDIKNSDNHHPQLRKESGREKTRAPPVLALKSEIKAPTDLGSGKGLTLKNYSPTAHHCKSFQPESVAAKSTQDSIPRGTGEPSALPVQGRAKGRSREGRKERTAECALHGRQASEPALCKKNFLPGPNSDTVRPAAEIELVPCSLRHPRQDLCGKHPSFPVMQPXETQAKPERGRAVLIPPKGPWPPALGLAMRGHCPTALPPKAYCRGGGRSTSRNQVARLAYXRQNTAASQPCQPGRRRKEDTAGYGSCSPRSLCV, encoded by the exons ATGC AAAAGACCATTGCTCTCACGACCACCACCACCCACTACCTCACCACTGAAAGGGGTACAGCGCTGGACATCAAAAATTCAGATAACCATCACCCGCAGCTGCGGAAGGAAAGCGGCAGAGAAAAGACCAGGGCGCCCCCTG ttctggcgctgaagtccgagatcaaggcaCCTACAGATTTGggatctg GCAAAGGCCTAACCCTGAAGAACTACAGCCCCACCGCTCACCACTGTAAAAGCTTCCAG CCTGAGAGTGTGGCCGCTAAGTCAACTCAGGACTCCATACCCCGAGGCACAGGGGAGCCCTCAGCATTGCCTGTGCAAGGGAGGGCCAAGGGAAGGAGCAGGGAAGGACGGAAGGAACGCACCGCTGAGTGTGCTCTGCATGGCAGGCAGGCTTCAGAGCCTGCTCTTTGCAAGAAGAA cTTTCTGCCTGGCCCAAACAGTGACACTGTGAGGCCTGCTGCAGAGATTGAGCTGGTGCCCTGCAGCCTCAGACACCCACGGCAGGACCTGTGTGGAAAGCACCCATCCTTCCCAGTCATGCAGCC AGAGACACAAGCAAAGCCAGAACGAGGCAGGGCAGTGCTCATACCCCCTAAAGGACCATGGCCCCCAGCACTGGGTCTGGCCATGAGAGGCCACTGCCCAACAGCTCTTCCTCCCAAAGCATATTGCAGAGGCGGTGGCAGATCCACCAGCAGGAATCAGGTTGCCAGGTTAGCCTACTGAAGACAAAACACTGCTGCTTCCCAGCCATGTCAAccaggaagaagaaggaaagaggataCAGCTGGATATGGAAGCTGCAGCCCCAgaagtttgtgtgtgtga